The following are encoded in a window of Onthophagus taurus isolate NC chromosome 3, IU_Otau_3.0, whole genome shotgun sequence genomic DNA:
- the LOC111416432 gene encoding threonine aspartase 1 isoform X2 translates to MTTFIAVHCGHHNEKNHPKYNKLAKKACRAGIKILKDGGSALDAVKAAVTVLENDPLTNAGFGSNLTTNGCVEGDASIMDGSTLFYGGCGAVQQVKNPIELAHNLCLKQSETLPMGLIPPSLLVADGAQDHAKREGLKTCLNKELISPKALKQFYKYKKLIDEHENTLDQDGERMDTVGAVCIDNLGRVASGCSSGGLIMKRPGRVGQAALYASGVWADSFNRDEPSVAVCTTGCGEHLVQTQLAKEIGVNIKYCGCPTTELYKIMTEKFLKSRFLHNVKQKNGGALVLHLSKNGECSILWAHSTESMSVAYMKSTDNQPKSTISQLPDHVEVGSTVNVSGNHFFLQR, encoded by the exons ATGACTACTTTTATCGCTGTGCATTGCG GTCATCATAACGAAAAAAATCACCCCAAATACAACAAATTAGCCAAGAAAGCATGTCGAGCTggaattaaaatcttaaaagatGGGGGTTCAGCTTTAGATGCTGTTAAAGCAGCCGTAACCG TTTTAGAAAACGATCCCTTAACGAATGCTGGTTTTGGTTCTAATTTGACAACGAATGGTTGTGTTGAAGGTGATGCCTCAATAATGGATGGATCTACGTTGTTTTATGGTGGTTGTGGGGCCGTTCAACAAGTAAAAAACCCTATTGAATTAGCCCATAACCTCTGTTTAAAACAATCAGAGACTCTCCCAATGGGATTAATCCCACCATCTTTACTCGTAGCTGATGGAGCTCAAGATCATGCGAAAAGGGAAGGTttaaaaacttgtttaaataaGGAATTAATTAGTCCAAAGgctttaaaacaattttataaatataaaaagctTATTGATGAACATGAAAATACGTTAGATCAAGATGGAGAGAGGATGGATACCGTAGGGGCTGTTTGTATAGATAATTTAGGGCGAGTTGCTTCAGGATGTAGTTCTGGAGGGTTAATTATGAAGCGTCCTGGAAGGGTGGGACAAGCAGCTTTATATGCAAGTGGAGTTTGGGCCGATTCTTTTAATCGAGATGAACCTTCCGTTGCAGTTTGCACAACTGGATGTGGCGAACATTTGGTTCAAACGCAATTAGCGAAAGAAATCGgggttaatattaaatattgtgGGTGTCCCACGActgaattatataaaattatgacggaaaaatttttaa AATCTAGATTTTTACATAAcgttaaacaaaaaaacggCGGAGCTTTGGTGTTGCACTTATCGAAAAATGGTGAGTGTTCGATATTGTGGGCTCATTCAACCGAATCGATGAGCGTTGCGTATATGAAATCAACGGATAATCAACCGAAA AGTACCATTTCTCAATTACCTGATCATGTTGAGGTTGGATCCACGGTGAATGTGAGTGGGAATCACTTTTTCTTGCAACGATAA
- the LOC111416432 gene encoding threonine aspartase 1 isoform X1 has protein sequence MTTFIAVHCGAGHHNEKNHPKYNKLAKKACRAGIKILKDGGSALDAVKAAVTVLENDPLTNAGFGSNLTTNGCVEGDASIMDGSTLFYGGCGAVQQVKNPIELAHNLCLKQSETLPMGLIPPSLLVADGAQDHAKREGLKTCLNKELISPKALKQFYKYKKLIDEHENTLDQDGERMDTVGAVCIDNLGRVASGCSSGGLIMKRPGRVGQAALYASGVWADSFNRDEPSVAVCTTGCGEHLVQTQLAKEIGVNIKYCGCPTTELYKIMTEKFLKSRFLHNVKQKNGGALVLHLSKNGECSILWAHSTESMSVAYMKSTDNQPKSTISQLPDHVEVGSTVNVSGNHFFLQR, from the exons ATGACTACTTTTATCGCTGTGCATTGCG GAGCAGGTCATCATAACGAAAAAAATCACCCCAAATACAACAAATTAGCCAAGAAAGCATGTCGAGCTggaattaaaatcttaaaagatGGGGGTTCAGCTTTAGATGCTGTTAAAGCAGCCGTAACCG TTTTAGAAAACGATCCCTTAACGAATGCTGGTTTTGGTTCTAATTTGACAACGAATGGTTGTGTTGAAGGTGATGCCTCAATAATGGATGGATCTACGTTGTTTTATGGTGGTTGTGGGGCCGTTCAACAAGTAAAAAACCCTATTGAATTAGCCCATAACCTCTGTTTAAAACAATCAGAGACTCTCCCAATGGGATTAATCCCACCATCTTTACTCGTAGCTGATGGAGCTCAAGATCATGCGAAAAGGGAAGGTttaaaaacttgtttaaataaGGAATTAATTAGTCCAAAGgctttaaaacaattttataaatataaaaagctTATTGATGAACATGAAAATACGTTAGATCAAGATGGAGAGAGGATGGATACCGTAGGGGCTGTTTGTATAGATAATTTAGGGCGAGTTGCTTCAGGATGTAGTTCTGGAGGGTTAATTATGAAGCGTCCTGGAAGGGTGGGACAAGCAGCTTTATATGCAAGTGGAGTTTGGGCCGATTCTTTTAATCGAGATGAACCTTCCGTTGCAGTTTGCACAACTGGATGTGGCGAACATTTGGTTCAAACGCAATTAGCGAAAGAAATCGgggttaatattaaatattgtgGGTGTCCCACGActgaattatataaaattatgacggaaaaatttttaa AATCTAGATTTTTACATAAcgttaaacaaaaaaacggCGGAGCTTTGGTGTTGCACTTATCGAAAAATGGTGAGTGTTCGATATTGTGGGCTCATTCAACCGAATCGATGAGCGTTGCGTATATGAAATCAACGGATAATCAACCGAAA AGTACCATTTCTCAATTACCTGATCATGTTGAGGTTGGATCCACGGTGAATGTGAGTGGGAATCACTTTTTCTTGCAACGATAA
- the LOC111416458 gene encoding moesin/ezrin/radixin homolog 1-like, which produces MSQQVKVKINTMDRELEFVTSLKTTGKSLFEMVSRNLGVHEIWFFGICYVDASGEEIWIDNSKKTLKDYRQYVQKLNYRVKYYPEDIEEELIEDNTIKYFFYQVRHAILNEKIYCPPDTSVLLASYACQARFGDYHNDVHNTDFLKKQRLLPNKVYNQHKMKPEEFHETILNMWLKHRGMMKQDAMTEYLKLTQNLEMYGVHYFEIHNKRGTKLLLGIHAIGLNIYKLSDKMNAIIMFPWSEIKNINFRDKKFTIKGSDKKSSDFIFFSKDGYLNKRILNLGVGNHYLYVRRRKPPTLEVIQMKEKAMEQKKTLHEQRTRLQSEISAREEAEKREKLYQNQLRSLREEVERSRNSLLEAQSTIQKLKDQLFELQRAKDELEKQQNELKYLMEKLEESKNMESVEKRKLEDEILAKQMEVAKIQEEVEAKNLETMRLQEEVEMAKRTEEELRMQQLKEIAEMTRREEEKELESLPENANDELPELVLVNEQLREQLKILQDKLEKSLDETKETELDKLHRDNLKEGRDKYKTLKEIRKGNTVRRVDLFENL; this is translated from the exons CAACAAGTgaaagtgaaaataaatacgATGGATCGCGAATTAGAATTTGTGACTTCATTAAAAACAACCGGAAAAAGTCTTTTTGAAATGGTCAGCCGAAATTTGGGGGTCCACGAAATATGGTTTTTTGGTATTTGTTATGTCGATGCGTCAGGCGAAGAAATTTGGATCgataattccaaaaaa ACTTTAAAAGATTATCGCCAATACGTTCAAAAGTTAAATTATCGCGTTAAATATTACCCAGAAGACATCGAAGAAGAATTAATCGAAGATAATACgattaaatactttttttatcaGGTTAGACACGCTatattaaacgaaaaaatttattgtccCCCAGATACTTCAGTTCTATTAGCATCTTATGCGTGTCAAGCTCGTTTTGGTGATTACCACAATGATGTGCATAAcacagattttttaaaaaaacagcGACTCCTACCCAACAA AGTTTATAATCAACATAAAATGAAGCCAGAGGAGTTCCACgaaacaatattaaatatgTGGCTAAAACATCGTGGAATGATGAAGCAAGACGCAATGACCGAGTATTTAAAGTTAACGCAAAACTTGGAAATGTATGGAGTTCATTATTTTGAGATACACAATAAACGAGGGACGAAATTGTTGCTTGGAATCCATGCGATAGGgttaaacatttataaattatcgGATAAAATGAATGCGATCATTATGTTTCCGTGGTcggaaattaaaaacatcaattttcgagataaaaaattcACAATTAAGGGTTCTGATAAGAAATCGTccgattttattttcttttcgaaagatggatatttaaataaaagaattttaaatttgg gtGTTGGAAATCATTATTTATACGTTCGTAGAAGAAAACCGCCAACGTTAGAAGTGATccaaatgaaagaaaaagcaatggaacaaaaaaaaacgttacacGAACAAAGAACTCGCCTACAATCGGAAATTTCCGCAAGAGAAGAAGCGGAAAAACGcgaaaaattatatcaaaatcAGCTTCGTTCGCTTCGCGAAGAAGTTGAACGTAGCCGAAATTCTTTACTTGAGGCTCAATCgacaattcaaaaattaaaagatcaACTTTTTGAACTACAACGTGCTAAAGATGAACTCGAAAAGCAACAAAATGAgcttaaatatttaatggaaaaattagaagaaagtAAAAACATGGAATCGGttgaaaaacgaaaattggaGGACGAAATTTTAGCGAAACAAATGGAAGTTGCGAAAATACAAGAAGAAGTTGAAGCGAAAAATTTAGAAACGATGCGGTTACAAGAAGAGGTTGAAATGGCGAAAAGAACGGAGGAAGAGTTGAGGATGCAACAATTGAAAGAAATTGCTGAAATGACGAGAagggaagaagaaaaagaattggAATCGTTACCGGAAAATGCTAATGATGAACTTCCCGAATTGGTACTTGTAAATGAACAGCTAAGAGAACAATTAaag attttacaaGATAAATTGGAGAAATCCCTCGATGAAACTAAAGAAACGGAATTGGATAAACTTCATAGAGATAACCTAAAAGAAGGTAGAGACAAgtacaaaactttaaaagagaTTAGAAAAGGAAATACTGTAAGAAGAGTAGATTTATTCGAAAAtctataa